One region of Streptococcus parasanguinis genomic DNA includes:
- a CDS encoding ABC transporter ATP-binding protein, whose product MSLLDVQHIKKIYKTRFQGTQVEALKDIHFTVEKGEYVAIMGESGSGKSTLLNILAMLDQPTEGRVYLNGTDTSTIKNKDASSFRREKLGFVFQDFNLLDTLSVKDNILLPLVLSRRPVKEMMSKVDSVSRELGIHQLLEKYPYEISGGQKQRVAVARAIITSPEILLADEPTGALDSKSSAALLDVFEDINTMGQTILMVTHSTAAAARAKRVLFIKDGILYNQIFRGEKTERQMFQEISDTLTVMASEVE is encoded by the coding sequence ATGTCATTGCTAGACGTTCAACACATCAAAAAAATCTACAAAACCCGCTTTCAAGGGACGCAAGTTGAAGCCCTAAAGGACATTCATTTTACCGTGGAAAAAGGGGAATACGTCGCCATCATGGGGGAATCAGGGTCCGGGAAATCGACCCTTCTCAATATCCTAGCCATGCTGGACCAGCCGACCGAAGGACGGGTCTACCTCAACGGTACCGATACTTCAACTATCAAGAACAAGGATGCCTCGAGCTTCCGTCGGGAAAAACTAGGATTTGTCTTTCAAGACTTCAACCTGCTCGACACCTTATCCGTCAAGGACAATATCCTCCTGCCTCTAGTCCTCTCTCGCAGGCCGGTCAAGGAAATGATGAGCAAGGTCGATAGCGTGAGTCGGGAATTAGGCATTCACCAACTTCTAGAGAAATACCCTTACGAAATCTCTGGTGGGCAAAAACAACGGGTGGCTGTAGCACGGGCTATCATCACATCTCCGGAAATCCTCCTGGCAGACGAGCCAACAGGGGCGCTGGATTCCAAATCTTCGGCTGCTTTGCTCGATGTCTTTGAAGATATTAATACAATGGGACAAACCATCCTCATGGTGACCCACTCAACCGCAGCGGCAGCTCGGGCCAAGCGCGTGCTCTTTATTAAGGACGGGATCCTTTACAATCAGATCTTCCGCGGGGAAAAAACAGAACGTCAGATGTTCCAAGAAATCTCGGATACCTTGACGGTCATGGCAAGTGAGGTGGAGTAG
- a CDS encoding SemiSWEET family transporter → MNKQKINQIVGSIGAFIGIIVFIAYIPQIIANLQGNKAQPFQPLSAAISCLIWVIYGWTKEPKKDWILIIPNSAGVILGGLTFLTSL, encoded by the coding sequence ATGAATAAACAAAAAATCAACCAAATCGTTGGCTCGATCGGTGCCTTTATTGGGATTATCGTTTTCATTGCCTACATCCCACAAATTATTGCTAATTTACAGGGAAATAAGGCCCAACCTTTCCAACCCTTGTCAGCTGCTATTTCTTGCTTGATCTGGGTCATTTATGGTTGGACAAAGGAACCTAAAAAAGACTGGATTTTGATCATTCCGAATTCGGCAGGTGTCATCCTAGGGGGATTGACTTTCCTTACATCACTTTAA
- a CDS encoding YbgA family protein, whose translation MDQKHQCQVLWAKNKYLVLSHSSNLYKEIREYLKRDQVEVSHVEDLIQQALALPENRGQVSNAFQHIWGYFKKQATPEEKADFMLLLEKYQHGQASQEDLIKGIQTLLERYPNRYLQDSTLLGGQ comes from the coding sequence GTGGATCAAAAACATCAATGTCAAGTCCTATGGGCGAAAAATAAATACCTGGTGCTGAGTCATTCCAGTAATCTCTACAAGGAAATCCGGGAATATCTCAAGCGAGACCAGGTGGAGGTCAGTCACGTCGAGGACCTGATCCAGCAAGCACTGGCCTTGCCGGAAAATCGTGGCCAGGTCTCCAATGCTTTCCAGCATATCTGGGGCTATTTCAAAAAGCAGGCGACTCCTGAGGAAAAGGCGGACTTCATGTTGCTACTTGAGAAGTACCAGCATGGCCAAGCTAGCCAAGAAGATCTGATCAAGGGGATCCAGACGCTCCTAGAGCGCTACCCGAATCGCTACTTGCAAGACTCGACACTACTAGGAGGTCAATAG
- a CDS encoding response regulator transcription factor: MHKILLVEDDEIIRQQVKQLLEQWGYEVVAVEDFMDVLGIFVESDPHLILMDIGLPLYNGYHWCQEIRKVSKVPIMFLSSRDQAMDIVMAINMGGDDFVTKPFDQNVLLAKVQGLLRRSYEFGTDQNLLEHRGAILNLKSTDLVYEGEVIKLTKNEFQILRVLFEHAGSIVARDDMMKELWNSDFFIDDNTLSVNVARLRKKLEEAGLSNFIETKKGIGYGLVHE, from the coding sequence ATGCATAAAATTCTCTTAGTGGAAGACGATGAAATTATCCGCCAACAGGTCAAACAATTATTGGAACAATGGGGCTATGAAGTGGTTGCAGTAGAGGATTTTATGGATGTCCTCGGGATCTTTGTCGAAAGCGACCCTCATTTGATTCTCATGGATATTGGCCTGCCTCTCTACAATGGTTACCACTGGTGCCAAGAGATTCGCAAGGTTTCAAAGGTTCCGATCATGTTTCTTTCTTCACGGGATCAAGCCATGGATATTGTCATGGCCATCAATATGGGTGGAGACGACTTTGTCACCAAGCCCTTTGACCAAAATGTCCTCCTTGCCAAGGTCCAAGGGCTCTTGCGCCGCTCCTACGAATTTGGGACAGATCAAAATCTGCTGGAGCACCGGGGAGCCATCCTCAATCTCAAGTCTACGGACTTGGTGTATGAAGGGGAAGTCATCAAGTTGACCAAGAATGAATTTCAGATCCTGCGCGTCCTATTTGAACATGCGGGCAGTATCGTGGCGCGTGATGATATGATGAAAGAGCTCTGGAATAGCGACTTCTTTATTGATGATAATACCTTGTCTGTCAATGTGGCCCGCCTTCGCAAGAAATTAGAAGAGGCTGGCTTGTCAAACTTCATCGAAACCAAGAAAGGCATCGGTTATGGGTTGGTCCATGAATAA
- a CDS encoding sensor histidine kinase: MNKYGNIFWQYVVSRRRLLYLVVIFLMVDLVFAFLFPETGTVFLYATLMLGFFTLCILIWDFAMTFQEYRKALLYEEIELASPLEHLLYEKYTEEQQARLEQGKVAQAKFNDLMDYYTLWVHQIKTPIAASQLLVQDVETPIVKQQMEQELFKIDSYANLVLQYLRLESFHDDLVLKRVSLEDLVKEVVRKYALFFIQKNLTVNLHDLDVAVITDRKWLLVIIEQLLSNSLKYTSTGGIEIYFKDQTLYIKDSGIGIKNSDVLRVFERGFSGYNGHMTQQSSGLGLYLSKKIAEQLGHKISLHSEVGQGTTVAIRFEEKKLVMD, translated from the coding sequence ATGAATAAATATGGAAATATCTTTTGGCAGTATGTGGTATCCCGCAGGCGCCTGCTCTATCTAGTGGTCATCTTTTTGATGGTCGATTTGGTCTTTGCCTTTCTCTTTCCAGAGACGGGGACGGTTTTCCTCTATGCAACTCTGATGCTAGGATTTTTTACCCTCTGTATCTTGATCTGGGATTTCGCTATGACCTTTCAGGAGTACCGCAAAGCCTTGCTGTATGAGGAAATAGAGCTTGCCTCACCACTGGAACATCTTCTTTATGAAAAATATACAGAAGAACAGCAGGCGCGCCTGGAGCAAGGCAAAGTAGCCCAGGCCAAGTTCAATGACCTGATGGATTACTACACCCTCTGGGTTCACCAGATTAAGACGCCCATTGCAGCTAGCCAGCTCTTGGTCCAAGATGTCGAGACACCTATTGTCAAGCAGCAGATGGAGCAGGAGCTTTTCAAGATTGACTCCTATGCCAATCTGGTTCTGCAGTACCTGCGACTGGAGAGTTTTCATGACGATCTGGTCTTAAAGCGCGTGTCGTTAGAGGACTTGGTCAAAGAAGTGGTCCGCAAATATGCCCTCTTTTTTATCCAAAAGAACTTGACAGTGAACCTGCATGATTTGGATGTCGCCGTCATTACCGATCGCAAGTGGCTCTTGGTCATCATCGAGCAACTCTTGTCCAATAGCCTCAAGTATACCAGCACAGGTGGAATTGAAATCTATTTTAAAGACCAGACTCTCTATATAAAAGACAGCGGGATTGGAATCAAAAATAGCGATGTCCTTCGCGTCTTTGAGCGGGGCTTCTCCGGTTACAATGGCCACATGACCCAGCAATCCTCAGGGCTGGGGCTTTATCTGTCTAAGAAAATTGCAGAGCAATTGGGCCACAAGATTAGCCTCCACTCAGAGGTTGGCCAAGGCACAACCGTCGCCATTCGCTTTGAAGAGAAGAAGTTGGTCATGGATTAG
- a CDS encoding restriction endonuclease subunit S yields MELGSICEFVRGNGLQKKDFTQAGRSVIHYGQIYTKYDFTVVYTFSKTSEMVFKKLKKAQPNDLVMATTSENVEDVGKAIVWEGKEEIGISGDSYIIRTSQNSRYLNYWLRSISFQSQKERKVTGTKVVRINSKDMEKFQIVVPSITEQERIVSILDRFNTLTNSLSEGLPKEIELRQKQYEYWREQLLNFTR; encoded by the coding sequence GTGGAGTTGGGTAGTATTTGTGAATTTGTAAGAGGAAATGGTCTTCAGAAGAAAGATTTTACCCAAGCTGGAAGATCTGTTATCCACTATGGACAAATTTACACTAAATATGATTTTACAGTAGTTTACACTTTCTCCAAAACTAGTGAAATGGTGTTTAAAAAGTTAAAAAAAGCCCAACCAAATGATTTGGTAATGGCAACTACATCTGAGAATGTTGAAGATGTCGGGAAAGCAATTGTTTGGGAAGGAAAAGAAGAGATTGGAATCTCTGGAGATAGTTATATCATTCGTACAAGTCAAAATTCACGGTACTTGAATTATTGGCTAAGATCGATTTCGTTTCAATCTCAAAAGGAAAGAAAAGTGACTGGGACAAAAGTTGTTAGAATCAATTCGAAGGATATGGAAAAATTTCAAATTGTAGTTCCATCCATTACAGAACAAGAAAGAATTGTCTCCATTCTTGACCGTTTCAACACTTTAACTAACTCTCTTTCTGAGGGCCTCCCAAAAGAAATCGAACTAAGACAGAAACAGTATGAATACTGGCGAGAACAATTATTAAACTTTACTAGATAA
- a CDS encoding SemiSWEET family transporter: MNEKQMKILGWVATFMSVMMYVSYFPQIMDNLAGHKGNFIQPLVAAINCSLWVYYGLFKKERDIPLAAANAPGIIFGLITAITAL; this comes from the coding sequence ATGAATGAAAAACAAATGAAAATCCTTGGCTGGGTTGCGACCTTTATGTCTGTGATGATGTATGTGTCTTACTTCCCACAAATCATGGATAATCTCGCTGGTCACAAAGGAAACTTTATTCAACCTTTAGTGGCAGCCATCAACTGTAGTCTTTGGGTCTATTATGGACTCTTCAAAAAAGAACGCGATATCCCACTTGCTGCAGCTAATGCACCAGGGATCATCTTTGGTTTGATCACAGCGATCACAGCCTTGTAA
- a CDS encoding ABC transporter permease, which produces MFRLTTKLACSNLIKNRKLYYPFAIAVILAVTIAYLFDSLTFNPHIHELRGGSPMLFTLGLGLFVVNAAGAIIVLYANSFVMKNRSKELGIYSMLGLEKRHLISMIFKELFIFGFVTISSGVLIGALFDKLIFAFLLKLMKMKVQLVSTFQPGIVIAVFVTFGLIFALLVLLNAWRILRLNALQLTREKASGEKKARFLWPQTILGLASLGFGYYLALSVKDPMSAILIFFLAVVLVMIGTYLLFNAGITVFLHLLKKKKGYYYQPNNMISVSNLIYRMKKNAVGLATIAILSTMVLVTISAATNIYVGGEMFKKIMAPHDFSVQGKGVDLEQINQKFDEFASEHHLEIKNRDLMTYANFGVKSQKGTDFTVYPADERSVTPKTVFMVFDAESYEQMTGEHVDLTGNQVILFAHNKALIGQKQFTINGQDFQVKEEVSKDFITDHVPNQFNMLTEDFNYLIVPDLSAFVAQFPNLAINTNIYGGFNVNVDEDQQLKLAASYDKMIDELSSQQGQGTFIYGGNRANDVAELNSLFGGIFFIGIFLSLIFMVGTVIVIYYKQISEGYEDRDRFVILQQVGLDEHEVKRTINRQVRTVFFLPLIFAFVHLAFAYHMIRLILKVLGVINSGQVLVVTLSVCAVFLITYLIVFWITSRSYRKIVQI; this is translated from the coding sequence ATGTTTCGATTAACCACTAAATTAGCTTGCTCCAATCTGATCAAGAACCGCAAGCTCTATTATCCCTTTGCGATTGCAGTCATTCTCGCAGTGACCATCGCCTACCTCTTTGACTCCCTGACCTTTAATCCCCACATTCATGAGCTTCGAGGAGGATCTCCCATGCTCTTCACCCTAGGCTTGGGACTGTTTGTGGTCAATGCTGCTGGAGCCATCATCGTGCTCTATGCCAATAGCTTCGTCATGAAAAACCGCTCCAAAGAGCTGGGAATCTACAGCATGCTAGGTCTTGAAAAGCGGCATCTCATCAGCATGATTTTCAAAGAACTCTTTATTTTTGGTTTTGTGACTATCTCAAGCGGTGTCTTGATCGGAGCCCTCTTTGATAAGCTGATCTTTGCCTTTCTCTTGAAACTGATGAAGATGAAGGTCCAGCTGGTATCTACCTTCCAACCTGGAATTGTGATTGCAGTCTTTGTCACCTTTGGTCTCATCTTTGCCCTTTTGGTCCTTCTCAATGCTTGGCGCATTCTCCGTTTGAATGCCCTGCAACTAACTCGTGAGAAAGCAAGTGGCGAAAAGAAAGCCCGCTTTTTGTGGCCCCAAACCATCCTGGGCTTAGCCTCTCTCGGTTTTGGCTACTACCTGGCTTTGTCTGTCAAAGACCCCATGTCTGCGATTTTGATTTTCTTTCTAGCCGTTGTCTTGGTTATGATCGGGACCTACCTGCTCTTTAATGCTGGGATCACCGTCTTCTTGCACCTGCTTAAGAAAAAGAAGGGGTATTATTACCAACCAAACAACATGATCTCGGTCTCTAACCTCATCTATCGCATGAAGAAAAATGCAGTGGGGCTTGCGACCATTGCCATCCTCTCGACCATGGTGCTGGTGACGATCTCTGCTGCCACCAACATCTATGTCGGTGGCGAAATGTTCAAGAAGATCATGGCTCCTCATGATTTCTCTGTCCAAGGAAAAGGGGTAGATCTGGAGCAAATCAATCAGAAATTTGATGAGTTTGCTTCTGAGCATCATCTTGAGATCAAAAATCGCGATCTGATGACCTATGCCAACTTTGGGGTCAAATCACAAAAGGGCACGGATTTCACCGTCTATCCAGCTGATGAACGCAGCGTCACTCCTAAAACCGTCTTTATGGTCTTTGATGCGGAAAGTTATGAACAGATGACAGGAGAACACGTCGATCTGACCGGCAACCAAGTCATCCTCTTTGCTCATAACAAGGCTCTGATAGGGCAAAAGCAGTTCACTATCAACGGGCAAGACTTCCAAGTCAAGGAAGAAGTGAGCAAGGATTTTATCACCGATCATGTTCCAAATCAGTTTAACATGCTGACGGAGGATTTCAACTACCTGATCGTGCCTGACCTCTCAGCCTTTGTCGCCCAGTTTCCGAACCTTGCTATCAATACCAATATCTACGGTGGCTTCAATGTCAATGTTGATGAAGACCAGCAACTCAAGCTAGCAGCTAGCTATGACAAGATGATCGATGAATTGAGCAGCCAACAGGGCCAAGGAACATTTATCTATGGAGGTAACCGAGCCAACGATGTGGCAGAGTTGAATAGCCTCTTTGGTGGCATCTTCTTTATCGGAATTTTCTTGTCACTGATCTTTATGGTCGGAACGGTTATCGTCATCTACTACAAGCAAATCTCAGAAGGCTATGAAGACCGTGATCGCTTCGTCATCCTCCAACAGGTGGGGCTTGATGAACATGAGGTCAAACGGACCATCAACCGTCAAGTGCGGACCGTCTTCTTCCTCCCTCTCATCTTTGCCTTTGTCCACCTGGCCTTTGCCTACCATATGATCCGCCTCATTCTCAAAGTCCTCGGTGTCATCAATAGTGGCCAAGTCCTCGTCGTGACCCTCAGCGTCTGTGCTGTCTTTCTCATCACCTACCTGATCGTCTTTTGGATCACCTCTCGGAGCTACCGCAAGATTGTGCAGATTTAA
- a CDS encoding TIGR02328 family protein, producing MRLWHQDLIPKLPRPQLLGQHRECCALRGNGWGKKHATVNYVFEYSPYRLYAYHRLIMEEMTARGYKVSPEWWEPTYRGKTCPAYPELEEEVLSTPIYPEHHAGYLKECLENLAEKGIHLD from the coding sequence ATGAGACTCTGGCACCAAGATTTGATTCCCAAACTCCCTCGTCCCCAGCTCCTGGGCCAACACCGGGAATGCTGCGCCCTTCGAGGCAATGGCTGGGGCAAGAAGCACGCGACGGTCAACTATGTCTTTGAATACTCGCCCTATCGTCTCTATGCCTATCACCGCTTGATCATGGAGGAGATGACTGCTCGTGGCTATAAGGTCAGCCCAGAGTGGTGGGAGCCGACCTACCGAGGCAAGACCTGCCCAGCCTATCCAGAGCTGGAAGAGGAAGTCTTGAGTACTCCTATTTATCCAGAACATCATGCGGGTTACCTGAAAGAATGCCTGGAGAATCTAGCAGAAAAAGGGATTCATTTAGATTAA
- a CDS encoding restriction endonuclease subunit S codes for MNILEEIQNCPVEWKELGVVCSVNKGKQLNKNLLIDDGLYPAYNGGQTYSGRTNDYNVEANTIIVSQGGASAGFVNFVETKFWANAHCYYILPDETQVKNRFVYHFLKMNQKYLMDFQHGAGIPALKSDKLTKLLIPVPPIKIQEKIVQILDKMTEYVTELTSELTSRKKQYSFYRDKLLSFEDEVYQVEWKTLGEVAKFNYGYTDKAKETGDIRFIRITDIDENGYLKSNDKKYISLTEESRNYLVKHGDLLMARTGATYGKTLFIDTDETSAYASFLIKITPSDKLNSRYYWHFSKSELYWKQANNLVSKAGQPQFNANSLKNVKIPIPSLEIQSRIVQVLDNFDMVCNDLNIGLPKEIELRQKQYEYFREKLLTFVAEGEYTDSTVQYSTDKTSLGS; via the coding sequence ATGAACATCCTAGAAGAAATCCAAAACTGCCCCGTTGAGTGGAAAGAGTTGGGGGTAGTTTGTTCTGTTAATAAAGGTAAGCAGCTAAACAAGAATCTGTTGATAGATGATGGATTATATCCTGCGTATAATGGAGGACAAACTTATTCAGGAAGAACTAATGATTACAATGTCGAAGCTAATACAATTATTGTAAGTCAAGGTGGTGCTTCTGCAGGTTTTGTCAATTTTGTAGAGACTAAATTTTGGGCTAATGCTCACTGCTATTATATACTTCCCGATGAAACTCAAGTGAAAAATAGATTTGTATATCATTTTTTAAAAATGAATCAAAAATATCTTATGGATTTTCAACACGGCGCCGGTATACCTGCGTTAAAATCTGATAAATTAACTAAACTATTAATTCCCGTCCCTCCTATAAAAATTCAGGAAAAAATCGTGCAAATACTTGACAAAATGACAGAGTATGTTACAGAATTGACCTCAGAATTGACCTCACGTAAAAAGCAATATTCTTTTTATCGAGATAAACTCTTATCATTTGAAGATGAAGTTTATCAGGTTGAGTGGAAGACGCTAGGGGAAGTAGCTAAATTTAATTATGGATATACTGATAAAGCAAAAGAGACGGGAGATATTAGATTTATTCGAATTACTGATATTGATGAAAATGGCTATCTCAAGTCGAATGATAAAAAATATATTTCTTTAACCGAAGAATCTAGAAACTATCTAGTAAAACATGGTGACTTATTGATGGCTAGAACGGGTGCTACATATGGTAAAACTCTATTTATTGATACTGATGAAACTAGCGCGTATGCCTCTTTCTTAATAAAAATTACTCCATCAGATAAATTGAATTCGAGATACTATTGGCACTTTTCAAAGAGTGAATTGTACTGGAAACAGGCTAATAATTTGGTTTCAAAGGCAGGTCAGCCCCAGTTTAATGCGAATAGTTTGAAAAATGTAAAAATCCCAATACCTTCTCTAGAAATCCAGTCTCGTATTGTTCAAGTTCTGGACAACTTTGATATGGTTTGTAACGACTTAAATATCGGACTGCCTAAGGAGATTGAACTGCGTCAAAAACAGTACGAATATTTCCGAGAAAAACTCTTGACATTCGTCGCCGAAGGCGAGTACACTGACAGTACAGTACAGTACAGTACAGACAAGACATCATTAGGCTCTTAA
- a CDS encoding type I restriction-modification system subunit M, translated as MASKENAERKELHRKIWAIADDVRGAVDGWDFKQYILGILFYRFISEHMADYFDHAEHEAGDLEFRYANLSDQEAERDFKPGTVEDKGFFIFPSQLFENVVKNASQNENLNEDLANIFQDIEKSAIGFKSEDDIKGLFDNLDTRSNILGGTVPEKNKRLSDIINGINSINFGNFEENDIDAFGDAYEFLISNYASNAGKSGGEFFTPQTVSKLLARLVMVGKDKINKVYDPTCGSGSLLLQMKKQYEDHILEDGFFGQEINMTNYNLARMNMFLHNINYNNFDIKRGDTLLNPQHLEEKPFDAIVSNPPYSVKWVGDGDPTLINDDRFAPAGKLAPKSKADFAFIMHSLNHLSNRGRAAIVCFPGIFYRGGAEKTIRQYLVDNNFIEAVIALPDNLFFGTSIATTILVLAKNKLENKTLFIDASKEFKKETNNNVLTDDNIDHIVELFTNYQSVDYKATLVDNEVIGSEQDYNLSVSTYVEQEDTREKIDIDVLNKEIAETVAKIDHLRAEIDKIVEELGGKS; from the coding sequence ATGGCAAGTAAAGAAAATGCAGAGCGCAAGGAACTTCACCGTAAAATTTGGGCGATTGCGGACGATGTTCGTGGGGCTGTTGACGGTTGGGATTTTAAGCAGTATATCCTAGGAATCCTATTCTATCGCTTTATTTCTGAGCACATGGCTGACTATTTTGATCATGCTGAGCACGAGGCTGGAGATTTAGAATTTCGTTATGCTAACCTGAGTGATCAAGAAGCTGAGCGAGATTTCAAACCAGGGACAGTTGAGGATAAGGGATTCTTTATTTTTCCTAGTCAACTATTTGAAAATGTCGTCAAGAATGCTTCACAAAATGAAAATTTAAACGAAGATTTAGCCAATATTTTCCAAGATATTGAAAAATCAGCAATTGGGTTCAAATCAGAAGATGATATCAAAGGCTTGTTTGATAACTTGGACACACGAAGCAACATACTTGGTGGAACTGTTCCAGAAAAAAATAAACGTCTTTCTGATATTATTAATGGTATCAATAGTATTAACTTTGGCAACTTTGAGGAAAATGACATTGATGCCTTTGGGGATGCCTATGAGTTCTTGATTTCAAACTATGCGAGTAATGCTGGTAAAAGTGGTGGTGAATTTTTCACTCCACAGACAGTTTCTAAATTACTTGCTCGTTTGGTAATGGTTGGTAAGGACAAGATTAACAAGGTCTATGACCCAACATGTGGTTCGGGTTCGCTCTTGCTTCAAATGAAAAAACAATACGAAGACCATATCCTAGAAGATGGTTTCTTTGGTCAAGAAATTAATATGACTAACTATAACTTGGCTCGTATGAATATGTTCTTGCACAATATCAACTACAATAACTTCGATATCAAGCGAGGAGACACCCTTTTAAATCCTCAACATTTGGAAGAAAAACCGTTTGATGCGATTGTTTCAAACCCTCCTTACTCTGTCAAATGGGTGGGAGATGGAGACCCAACTCTCATAAACGATGACCGTTTTGCGCCAGCAGGGAAGCTAGCTCCTAAGTCAAAAGCTGACTTTGCCTTTATCATGCATAGTCTCAACCATTTGTCTAACAGAGGTCGAGCAGCCATTGTTTGTTTCCCAGGTATTTTCTATCGTGGTGGTGCTGAGAAGACCATTCGTCAGTATCTAGTAGATAATAACTTTATTGAAGCAGTGATTGCTCTACCTGATAATCTCTTCTTTGGAACCTCTATCGCGACTACGATTTTAGTGTTGGCGAAGAATAAACTAGAAAATAAAACACTCTTTATCGATGCGAGTAAGGAATTCAAAAAAGAGACCAATAACAATGTCTTGACGGATGACAATATCGACCATATCGTTGAATTATTCACTAATTATCAAAGTGTAGACTATAAAGCAACTCTTGTTGATAATGAAGTGATTGGTTCAGAACAGGATTACAACCTATCTGTCTCAACCTATGTTGAGCAAGAAGATACACGTGAGAAGATTGATATTGATGTGCTTAATAAAGAAATCGCTGAGACTGTTGCTAAGATTGACCACTTGCGTGCAGAGATAGATAAAATTGTAGAGGAACTAGGAGGTAAATCATGA